The proteins below come from a single Papaver somniferum cultivar HN1 chromosome 11, ASM357369v1, whole genome shotgun sequence genomic window:
- the LOC113323266 gene encoding cationic amino acid transporter 2, vacuolar-like, protein MMGFNGDPLSGGGGDGAGGNSLSSGIRGLLRRKQVDSNRVTTESGHPKLAKELSILQLMAIGVGSTIGAGVYVLVGTVAREHSGPALTISFLIAGIAAALSAFCYAELASRCPSAGSAYHYSYICVGEGVAWLIGWALILEYTIGGSAVARGISPNLALLFGGADSLPFFLSRMLIPGTDIVVDPCAAILVLVVTGLLCVGIKESSFVQAIVTTANLFVMVFIIIVGGYLGFKTGWTGYELPSGFLPFGVNGMLAGSATVFFAYIGFDSVASTAEEVKNPQRDLPLGIGASLSICCSLYMLVSVVIVGLVPYYAMDPDTPISSAFASHGMQWAVYIITAGAVTALCSTLMGSILPQPRILMAMSRDGLLPPFFADVNRRTQVPVKSTILTGVCAAMLAFFMDVSQLAGMVSVGTLLAFTIVAISILILRYVPPDTVPLSQSFLGSIGPIPSYSISQENDGGNQINHVATSSAYSNNSLAKEEASVDYPLIVKQLNQEKASEQERRRIAAWSITAVCVGVLSLTSGSSAAYLPIVARYSVCGTGGILLLCGLIALSCIDQDDARHTFGHTGGFICPFVPLLPIACILINVYLMINLGAGTWIRVSMWMVVGVFVYVVYGRKHSLLLDAVYVSTEHADEIYQNSVEYVA, encoded by the exons GTGTTGGATCGACAATTGGGGCTGGAGTATATGTACTTGTTGGAACAGTTGCTAGAGAACATTCTGGGCCTGCACTTACTATTTCCTTCTTAATAGCTGGTATTGCAGCTGCTCTATCGGCCTTTTGTTATGCGGAACTTGCTAGTCGTTGCCCGTCTGCGGGAAGTGCTTACCATTATTCATATATTTGTGTTGGAGAAGG AGTTGCTTGGCTTATTGGTTGGGCTCTTATACTTGAATATACGATAGGTGGATCTGCTGTTGCTCGAGGCATATCACCAAATCTG GCCTTGCTTTTTGGAGGAGCAGACAGTTTACCTTTTTTCTTATCCCGGATGCTTATACCTGGAACTGATATTGTGGTTGACCCATGTGCTGCCATTCTAGTTCTTGTAGTAACTGGGCTTCTATGTGTGGGAATCAAAGAG AGCTCATTTGTTCAAGCTATTGTCACAACAGCAAATTTATTTGTCATGGTTTTTATCATAATTGTTGGTGGTTATTTGGGTTTTAAGACTGGATGGACTGGCTACGAACTCCCTAGCGG GTTTTTACCCTTTGGAGTGAATGGGATGCTTGCTGGTTCTGCAACTGTCTTCTTTGCATACATCGGATTTGATTCAGTAGCCAGCACAGCTGAGGAG GTGAAGAATCCTCAGCGTGACCTGCCACTGGGTATAGGGGCGTCATTGTCTATCTGTTGTTCCCTGTACATGCTGGTGTCAGTTGTCATTGTTGGCCTGGTGCCTTATTATGCAATGGATCCTGACACCCCCATCTCCTCTGCTTTTGCTAGTCATGGAATGCAATGGGCAGT GTATATAATTACAGCTGGAGCAGTTACTGCACTCTGTTCAACTTTGATGGGTTCAATTCTTCCTCAG CCACGAATCCTTATGGCGATGTCAAGAGATGGATTACTGCCACCTTTCTTTGCAGATGTAAATAGACGCACTCAAGTTCCAGTCAAGAGTACAATATTGACAGGGGTCTGTGCTGCAATGTTGGCATTCTTTATGGACGTTTCACAGTTGGCAGGGATG GTTAGTGTGGGTACACTTCTTGCATTCACCATTGTTGCAATTTCTATACTGATTCTCAGATACGTCCCTCCAGATACGGTGCCACTTTCACAATCATTTTTGGGGTCAATAGGTCCAATACCATCATACAGTATCAGTCAGGAGAATGATGGGGGAAACCAAATAAATCATGTTGCCACGTCCAGTGCTTACAGCAATAACTCACTTGCCAAAGAAGAAGCTTCTGTAGACTATCCTCTCATTGTTAAACAACTAAATCAAG AAAAAGCAAGTGAGCAAGAAAGACGCAGAATCGCAGCTTGGAGCATAACTGCAGTGTGTGTAGGAGTGCTTTCTCTTACCTCCGGATCGTCAGCTGCATACCTGCCTAT TGTTGCTCGTTACTCAGTTTGTGGAACTGGTGGCATACTTCTTTTATGTGGGCTTATTGCACTCTCCtgtattgaccaagatgatgcaAGACACACCTTTGGACACACAGGAG GTTTTATTTGCCCTTTCGTCCCGCTTCTTCCTATTGCCTGCATTCTCATAAATGTCTACCTGATGATTAACCTTGG AGCTGGAACATGGATTCGTGTTTCTATGTGGATGGTAGTTGGGGTATTTGTTTATGTAGTCTATGGGAGAAAGCACAGCTTACTGCTTGATGCAGTATACGTATCCACAGAGCACGCGGATGAGATATACCAGAACTCAGTAGAATATGTAGCTTAG